DNA sequence from the Acipenser ruthenus chromosome 20, fAciRut3.2 maternal haplotype, whole genome shotgun sequence genome:
TTCACACTTCAgtctgtgtgatgcagtgttactGCTGCCCATCTCTGTAGCTATTGGGCTGTATGAGGAGTGAGCTACAGAGGACTCAGATAGGGGTTTAAAAGGTATTGCAAGtggaatctctctgccattcactttcaatagGGGATCCAAATCCTCTTATCCTGCGATTCTAACaggacacagtacagtttggattGTGACGAGGTAcatccgcccctgtgtttatttgtattattattatttaaatgtattttgtgttaaaactctgtttattattattattgttaatgtgggttttgggttggcagggaagcaGATAAGTATCTTCCCTGCTAACAATAAcaagtgtggaatgtgcctgagcccgattgaatgattgacaagcaatcaagctcaggcacagctCGGGTTATTCAGAGCTGAACCTTAAAATTAAGAACTAAAAATATagtaacaattgctacttgtgctggctttacaccagcgcGATACTCATTTGCTTCAGTGTTTGCTGGCTGTCTGTTTATTTTAACCAccatgccgttttgttttgtggaaagtgttttgtttctgtttaaatattttattttatttcatttaataaatatgtgCGTAGTGCGTCAACCCATACTACTGGTGCCTgtgtttcttcctggtctgacgtcacccccgAGTCATCCTACCACAGGATAAACAAACATCAAAAGGGGTCCCATTGATATAACATTCTGGTCTTGCTGCTTGTACAGTGCTTGAACCCGGTATGAGAAAcaacccacacactcacacattgaGGAAGGACTGCAATAAAACAAGCAGGAAACCTTTAAAGAGATCcacactttattattatataaaacacagcaatgtTGATGGCAGTTACAAAGAGAGAGAGCTTATACCAGATCACTCTGGTCTCAAGCATTAAAGCCAGAAAATATGCACATATATGTTTGtaattttttaataaagctaatacaAAGTAAGAAGAGGGATTGGAAAGCATTGGTTAGCTCTGTATTAAAATGTAGCTCAGAGTATGAGACCCGATTTCACCCAAGTGTGTGTGTATGGAACAGTGTAGTAAACACACACCAGGGAATTAAACTGTAtgtgaacaggattgtgggaacAACTCCTCTAACAGTAATGAAACTTggtcaggacattctttagcacaagttattgagatgaTCACAATCTGGGTGTGTGGAGTTGCTGTTTCTCTTCATATGCCTCAGTTCCATTAGTCCCTGTATATTTGGTGGATGAAGGTCGTGGTGATctgctttctttctctttcatgACTCTGATCCTGTAGCTCTGATTGTGTATTGATAGCTGTGGCGGGGGCTGCACTGTAGGTTTGATATTCAGAATCAGGGTGTTTTCAGTCCTGTTTGGGGTCTAGCGATGCTGAGCTGCTACAAGCAGGGCTGTGAATGTGTGAGTCTGTTTGTATTTCAGTGGCAGCCTGTCTGCAGCACAAGGGTATCCAGATGTAGAGAATATTTAACCAGCGGGGATCACTGAGATAGTTTCACAAACCCTTCTGACTGACACAGAGCACCATGTATCACTCCAGCTCTGCAGGGAAGCTGCTTTGTAATCGATGACAACACAGTCTGCATTAGGATACTGGTTACCTTCAAAAATCAGTGTGTTGTCTGGTTCATTGACTTTCCAGTACCTGAAATAGACAAGTATTTAATAAATACCTTGCCATGATAAACCATACAGCAAGTGAACTGGGACCAGTGCCTCTGACTCTTTCAAATGTACAGACAGCGGGCTAGTTCAGCAGCCTCTCATtcatgcctttcaccttcctctggaggaggcctgggttccagtcttttCACTTTCTGAACACTGGGACTGGAGCCTTCAGTTCAGAACGAGGTGGCACAGGAATTCACattgaaacatttaaatgaataaattaaaaaatacataactacAGGGTATATTGTGCATCAGGGTGTTATTCATTAGCACTACAGTATAGAGTGTCATGTTCTCACGTTGTGCTTGGAGGTGTGTTGTCCACCCAGAGAAACTCTCCCTCTGTGACCTCATCAGAGAGTCCAATCCAAAAGAAATCTCCGATTCCTCTGTGTATGAACTCCTAAACAAACCACAACCACCGTCAGCTGGACTCATCCCTGACATTAgtttttaaactaaaaataaaactaattacaTTCCAGGGTAGAGCCAATAAGGTGTCCATGTCACATTCATCAAACCTGAAACTAAATACATCTGGAAGCAAAACAACAAAGTCAGTGTGaccgattaatcacacctgtttgctagtgatgtGAAATTGTATTGACAGACAATTACAAGCAATACAAAGTATTAATATAAtgctatttactgcaaatgtttcataatgccagctaatgtttaataagcatatatttaatacacatatatttacttacttttccAACTGTACTTCGATTGAAAAtatttagtattattttagtaaaataatagtttgaaaatatttgcttgCATGTAATTGGAAGTTAGCCAAAGTGAGTCCTTTCAAATATGAAGTTATTTTTTGGTGTTTTATGGGTTGGGAGGGCTCACAATGGCTCTCTTTAATTGTAATGTtttaggggagggagggggaactAAAAATGGagggttttctttttaatcaatggTGCGGAGGATGGGTTAAGTGTATTGTGCTTTTATGCAATTCATCATTAATCAATGTAAGACCCCTAGATTTAACGTGTCAGGTTGGAAAGTAACAGTAAAGTTATTCATCGTACCTGCTCTGCCTCGCTctctataatcaccaggtgcCCCCCCAGTGAAGTGCAGTTATAACGGCTGGAGGTCCAGTTCATTCTATCAGTGGAGTAGTAGTAGCACTTTCCATTGAACAGCACCCAGTTCACCTGACAGGCTTTACAAACCCGCTCTGCAcaatgagagaaaaaaacagtGATAATAATTAATAGAAGCAGTTGTCTATAGCGCTCCCATCTACAAGAAAGGGCTCTATTGCAAAgctttatttaaagaataaaacaGAAGCCGGCAgaagtctagaacagtttcatgaatagaGTACAAagttattgtggcaaagtggttaacagtgtgcaggtgatcaataaacaaacagacaattataaatcaggtgcaatgttgtttaaggtttgtattttgtaatccaaatgcctgatggctaacaacagtaaataatagcaatgtcaatgagaagcaatagAGCGGCATGTATTGCTTATCGGTAATCCGCGgtttggccccgaaataataacagtcctgttttaattcacccacacctaacacaaacacaaacaccagtccacagtgcgtgctctagtgctcctagtgaaaatacagtattttagtgcaaacaaagtgaagtgttgtccaggtttgtgctggcctttagcgacagctcctgggtCGTGTTTAgacgacaaaaaaacaaacaaaacacttgcgATTTTCTCCACACAAAACATCCAGGTTCTTTTctctaaccaaaatgaaggaacagattacgtcgctttaTACCCTACTTAtactgtcacacatgaccccttggtaaacaattgcagccgctcctccaatccgtggctgccacatcatttcccttccgggtcgatgagttaacgcaccgaagctctgccccctttctgaatgaccgacttccttttaaccgtagaaatgaagtgtcaggccaaacagtccagggtactctgttccagttacttagcgccctcacaggccgggagggagatttaccaccaagaattgTTATCTTTGTCACAGTTATtcataaaaataacatttgagtTTCATTTAACTCACAAGTTTAAGCTTTGTCACCTGGGGCCCTAATTATAATTTGTTCAGGACTGTTTCTAAAGCAAGTTTTGCTTAAATAAAAGTTACAGTTCATGAAACcctttaaaactgtttatttgttaGTTTCTAATTTTCTAAAGCCTGGTTTAACCAAAGAGAATGTGCTAGTCCTTAATGGTCCCTAAAGCAGTCCATTTTGTGAATAGCTTCCTATGTTTGGTAATCCAGCATCGgctgagtaaaaaaaaacaagagagagcATCAAGAGAGAAAGCACTGAAAACATACATGCACATTATTAATAACTTTACAGCAAGAAAGGCTTTACTTTTCAAAGCATGTCTTTACTCCAGGCCTTACCTAACTCCTGTGTTACAAACCCGTGAAACAAACAGCTTGAGAGAGAGcgtgcttaagagaacttgaatTACATACTGATGTGTGGTTCTATTGTCAAAACGAACAATGTTAATGAGAAAAATAAGCAGTTCAGGTTTGATCTAAATGACCGATTCATTATGGACTGAAGCATCTCGAGCTATAGACTTGAAGAAGGCCATTACTTACAAAGACATGAATGGACCAGCCCACCAATCCCACTCCTTGAAATAAGGACCCACTCACCCTTGGAAGAGGTGTCTGTGATGGGACAGTACTGGTCCAGTGCCGAGTATTTCTCCGAGATGTTGCTGTAGTTCTTCTCCAGTTCTGAATGCCGATATTGGATTTGTTTTCTCTCCACGGTCAAGTTAGAAACTGCAACGGAGAGCGCTTTTGTTCAGACAGCTGCACACACAAGCTTACTGTGACACTGAGCAATAATTGACACAGTATTTAGTTAATGCTTAAGTATCTGTTTAATAAACTATTGCCCCACCATTCTTAGATACAGACTTCATATTTACTGGTTTTAGGGGCTCTTTTGATGGGTTTGATAAAGTTTTGCTGagaactgtttttaaactgttaaaaaaaacaaaggtctGGAACAAACTTTAATTCATCGGaactgactttgaaaaacagacATACAGGTCATGACTAATGAACCCACTTTATGTACACGGTGCtgtgtgcacactgctgtattctcgTTAATGTGTAGACAGTGTGTTGTGTGCAATACTCACTGTAGACTGTGAGGAATATATTGGCAGCCACTGAGAGAGCGCACAGCCCTGCCAGGACCAATGCAGCCCGTCTGTATGGAGGAGCTTTACCAGCAGTGgggtctgaggagagagagagagagagagagagagagagagagagagagagagagagagagagagagagattccgtGTGAGCAGTCACCAAAAAGATGTGCTCCTGAAGAATTTGTATTTATACTATTTCTTAGTGAAATTGAATGCTAAATTAATAACACAAAGATATgtaaacaaatattgaattaaaatagaaaataaataatttaaacaaaaataacaagcacatgaaaacagaagaaaaataatcaaaCCCACCCAGGATCCACAGAGCAAaggaaataaacagaaacacagagagacagaggagggaagaagaggagagagaggagagaattaggaaagaaaaaggaaggaagaaagaaagaaatcaaagaaagaagaaaatagaGGTAAAAGGTAAGcctacagttaaaaataaataaaataataataataataataataatataaatttaaaaaaaatacaaacaaataatataaactaAAAGTTCAAGTGTAGTTACTCTAAAAGGTATAGTGATTCTAACTcggtacgtttacatgacaaagcgttttccgaaaactaatgttatttaggatatttttgcatgcaaagtactgtagtaccctaagtacgatttgaacagaccagaCATTTtctctgcgatagaacggagaccaatccaagtGCTTTATCGACGtttcaggtcttaaattcaaagattactatcctatacatcttttcagattccccacaatgtgcaatcagcctttccaacggTTCATTCTGTAACACTTGTCTCACTTACCCTTACACAAATAGGCCTTGCACCTAACAGTAAGGGCCCTGGATTCTTATCTATTATCCCAGAACCAATGGTCCTTTTGTTTTTGCACACTGTTACCAGACATAAACTATCACACTTACTTTTCTTCTTTGGCGATGCCTCCACCTGATGGTCACGTGGTTTCCCTATTATTGGCACGCGTCCACAGGATCTTATATTCAACCAtataacaaatgcaaattaagcaagagcaatatacaactaataaaatcacactcacacacagtactgaattttatataaaaataatctttataaatGGGGATTCAAGTTAAACTAATATAATGAACTGCAGGTAAGTAAACTgtacatacaatataaaaaattCCAACCACAAAATACTTTCCccaaaatgtaactttttaagTCACTAAACAGTAACTAAAAGCTCTATGCTTCAGTGGTATTTAACTCAAATGTACTCTTCCAATATATTCTATTCAAAATAAACGCTAGTCGAGTGCACTCCAGCCCCACGTGTAACACACATgtagacagacgaacaaacaaacactgttgcaggccTGAATCGTGGCTTGGGTACGTTGTGgcctagaaataaaacaaaatggccccTTCGCAAGCTTTATTGGAGATACACAGTTATGCttgctattttaaaacaaaacactttgtggAAAAACTCACAATTCTGAAAGGCTTCTCCCAGTTGTAGCTCTCGGTTGCTTGCGGTCTCTGGATCACGGCAAACCTCTCTGTCGCCGCAGTCTACCTCGCTCTCTCTATCTGAAAACGTGGTCCTTCCTTCTGAAACACTGTCCAGCTGCCTCTCAATTGCTTCGTTTATTTTACAATCTAGTCACTGTCTCTTTACTTTCATTTCAAGCACGTATTAACGGTGCATAAACTTAAACTTTGCAATACAGTATGTTGTTTTAACAAGACTGTATATAACAATGCCTAAAGAAAATAACTCGCACTGAGTGACTATGTAAACTGACAGACCTACGCtgcttaaaataaaacacgagCTTGGTACGTGAActcaaaagaaataaaagcagaagtaacaGAATACTCTTCTGAAACTTGTTTAAACTGAAGTACTGTCTACTAAAGTTTATAGGAATTTCCTGACTTAAGAAATCCTCACTTTTACTCTGCTGAATCACTTACTCTGTACTGCTCTATTCTAGCTCCCgttgttatttttttcagacTCCCctctattctcttttttttttcaaaacttttcccTGAGACTCCCTCCCACTCTGGCAGGGACGATTTGGCTCTCGGGAGATCAGTTTAACACACGACGCCTCATTGGCCATGAGAACACCTCTCCTCCCTCTGAGTCTGCTCTGCTGAAAACAGGTCCTAAAGCCATCCAGATATAGTCTATACAGAATTTCTGTATATACGTTAGTAGTATTTTACCACTGGGCTACATCCTCCCCCACTTAAAATGTCTGGTTGTCCCCAACAGACTAACTTTTAAGTACAACCACATTCACACAATACTCACATTCTCTCTTTATAATGGGAGATTTTGGGGAGGTGTCACGCAACACAGGATACGCCTAATCATTCACACCTGTACCACGATGCACAATCAATAGCGGTTCCTCCGTAGGAACTCCCGAACAACTGGCTTAATGGCTCTTCGGAGACATCTTCTACCTTCCCATTCCTCATCAGATTTTACCACTTCTTCATCCTCAGGTCCGTCAACCTCATGAACCTTCTCCGTCTCGAGCATTTCCATTACTGGATCCTGGTTTTCGTCATCTTCAGGTTCTCCAAGACAGTCTTCATCAGCCTCCTGTGCATCAACTGTCGGTTGTGATGATGATCGTCTGGGGTCCTCTCTTTGTGTAGGCCCCGGCCACACTGGTGGGTCATTCCAGTATCTTAGCATCTCTTCGTCTTCTGAATCAGATGAGTAAGATGCAACTTTCTTTGGAATCTCTGGTTCCATTGGTGAACTTTCTGGCTCACGATCAAGGCTGGCCCTGGCTCCTTTAAGTCCTTTATTAGTCACGGTGGGTTTCTGAGCCACCTTTGAGGGTCCAGGCATCCTCACCAAATGTCCAATGGGCAATAAGTGGTTCCGATGGAGTGTCTTCCAAGGACCACTGCCTCTTTCGGGTTTAACTCGGTAAACAGGTCTGGGAGCTGAGAAACTATCAAATGTGGAATAGACTTCCATCTATCAGCCAGCTTATGCTTCCCCAGGACCCCTAAATTCCTTAGTAGGACCCGGTCTCCCACTTCCAAGTGCTGTTCACGGACTAACCTATCGTACCGTTCTTTGTTCCGTTCATGGCTCTGCTGTGCATTTTGCATTGCAAGCCTGTATGCTTCTTTCAGTTCGGTCTTCATCCTCGATACATATTGCTGGTACTCTTCTTGAGTGTCATCGTCAGATGAAATGCCGAAACACAGATCCACTGGCAAACGTGCCTCTCTCCCAAACATTAGGAAATAAGGTGAATACCCAGTGGCATCACTCCTTATACAATTGTACGCGTGGACCAGTTGACTGATGTGCTGGCTCCACCGGTTCTTCTTGGATACGTCCAAGGTCCCAAACATGTCCATCAACGTTTTATTGAAACGTTCCGGCTGCGGATCTCCTTCAGGATGATACCATCCATCCCTAACAAACCCAACATTTCCTTGATGAGCCGACTCTCAAAGTCACGCCCTTGATCCGAATGGATTCGGGCGGGCAATCCATAGTACACAAAGAATTTCTCCCACAAAATCTTTGCTACTGTCAGAGCTTTTTGATCTCGCGTAGGGAAAGCCTGAGCATAGCGGGTGTAGTGATCTGTGACGACCAGCACTTCCAAACGATCCAACACCTTCAGTAGTCTCACCTCATGCTCCTCCAGAGTTCTCCCGAAGACTATGAGGTCATCCAAGTGCACTAGCACTTGTAGCAGGTTCATGTCTCCCACCACACTCTCCATAAGCCTCTGGAAAGTCGCAGGCGCTCCAGTGATTCCCTGTGGCATGCGCTCGAACTGATAAAATCCGAGCGGACAGATGAAAGCTGTTTTCTCTTTGTCTTCACTAGCCATGCCAATCTGATAGTACCCACTGCGTAGATCTAAGACCGAGAACCACTTACTACCTGACAAGCAGTCTAGGGCGTCATCAATTCTGGGGGTAGTGTATTGATCTGGGATGGTACGGCGATTCAGAGTGTGGTAATCAATACACATCCTTACCATTCCATGCTTTTTCCTGGCCACCACTATTGGAGAAGCGTAAGGGCTACGGGACTCCGTAATAATGCCAGCAGCTAGCAACTGCTGTAGATGGCGACGCACATCTTCAACGTCAGCTGGAGCTATCCTCCATGACCGTTCTCTGAATGGTCTGGGGTCACTCAGACGAATGCGGTGTTCCACTCCATTGGCGAGTCCAACATCCCATTCTTCAGTGGAGAAAACATTAAGCCTCTTAGCCAACTTATCACAAAGCCTCTTCTTCCAATAACAGGGAACTGGCGATTTACCGAAATCAAATAACTTTGTGTCCAAGGCTTTAGCAGACCTCATTGGCttctgtactcccgtcacactgTCAACTTTATATATGTGAGCTAGTACAGTCCGGCTGGGTAGTACTACCGGGCGTGATGATTCATTGCACAACTGAATCACAACTTTGTTCGCTCTTATCGCTTTAGCTGGCAGAACCACACTGGGCACAAGCAGTCCTCCAGGTACACTCAAGTCAGGGGTTGTTTCAAGCACAAGAATGTCGAATTCTACGGGATAGAGCCACTAATCTCACACTCTATGTCAGAGACACTTTTAGGTTCGACAGTCAGAATGCCCTGCCGTCCCAGGTGTACATGTCCTAGGGGTTCTTCAGGCTTGAGGTCCACCTTCTCTCTTCGTTGGTAAGCTTGTGAGCACAAGGGGTGAATGTGCAACGTTTTCACGAAGTCAGGGCCCACAGCTTCGGCACACATACTCGCAAGTCGCTGGAAAAGGTTGGCATTCGTTCCTATAATCACTGGAATCTGGTCGTGATTTCGCGGTTCAGGACAAATCAACGCCAGCACAGAAATGGGCTCTTTGATTCCAACCACTTCTTTGGGGAGCTCTATTTCAGCTACAACATAGCCCTCATAGGGGTAGCTGCTCTCACTAAGCCCCCATAAGGCTAGGCCAGCAACAGGATGGACAGGCAAGTGTGATAGAAACTTCCGGTACCATCCCTGAAACACAAGTCACCTGTGAGCCGCTGTCTAGAAGTGCTCGACAGGGGTGACCTTCGATCTTTACAGAGACAACTGAAGTTGGCCCAATCGGTCCTCTCAGCATGCCAGGCATGTTGTCCAACTGTGAGGTGGCCTTCTTCACAGAGATCTTCGCTTCAGCATTTGTAGGAGGTGGTGTTCGGGAGCCTCCACTGTCTCCCCTGCGCTTCCGCATCGAACGAAGTAGCTTCTGGTTCACTCTGTTAAGATCTTCCGGGGCCTCACAATGCGTAGCAATGTGCCCGTCCTCTCCACACCGATAACAAAAGAAGGTGTCCCGGTCTGTGGAGTATTTCTTCTCAGGGGAAAAACTCTTGCGAACTGACTCTGGAGTCCTTTGACATGGTTCCTTTCTTACAGGGACCTCAGGTTTCACAGCCAACTAGCTAACCTGCTTCTGTAGCTGGAGAATGACCCGTTTAAGCTCTTCAGTCTCGCTCTTGGCTTCAGGAGGCGTTGCCAGACACTTAGCGAGGGTTTTCTCTCCATCCTTCGCAGGAGCAATAGGTTGTTCTTGCTTTTGCTTCAGCAAGGTTGCCATGTTGGTCTGTAACTCCTTCATCTGGGTTTGCAGTTGTTTCATTTCAGGGTGACTTGCATTGGGGTTTGCAGAGGTATACGCAAGGTTACTGCGAGCGTTCAATGTCTCTCGAGTAgcttcctgctcctcctcctcacgAATTTCCTTCAGCAGCGTCAGAAATGAGGGGGGGTCGTTCTTGCGCTCCCGCAGCCTCAGGCGCAGAAGCATGAGTTCTGACCGAGCTGCACCACAAATGATTTGGTCAAGTGCAATACCTCCCTTCCTTACTGTCAGCTTCAGCATGGGCTCCAAGCGTCTCAGGAATTCAGACAGTTTCTCAGTGGGCTGTTGCTGAGTGGCACGAAACTTGAAAAACAGGTCTTCACCTGAATCAGGACATCCAAATGTGGTTTCAAGGGCGTTGACATAGTCCAAGGGGCCAGCATTTGGATTAGCCTCCTGCACTGCTTGGAGAATGTCCAAGGCAGGGCCCTTCACACTCTCTGCAATCCGCTTCCGCTTCTCACGGTCAGTGCAGTCACATTCTCGAATCATCATCAGTGTTTGATCCCTCCAGCCATCAAAATCTTCCTCTCCTGCCGGAGTGGGTACAGTTCCTGAAAATACCCGCAATCTGCGGTAATAATTATTTCCGTTATCCGGCTTTGTCCCTTTCAGCAGCACCTTCTCCAAAGCCTGGAGTATGGCTTCAGTAGTATTGGCAGCCTTGGCATCCTGCTGAGTCAAATTTACACTTTCAGACATAAGCGGCTCAGTAACAGTCCCCTCTGCGACTTCTATGGGAGCAGGGGTAGCTCTACCTGCCACAATTATACTCCAAGGGGCAGCGCCCTCCACTGGTAGCACTTCAGTGGGGACCCGTCCTACATCAATTGTCTCGCGGCACTCGCATAGTACAACGAAACTATCTAGTACTGTATTAAACATTTGCCCACGCACTCTCACGCGACCTAACACCCGAATGGTGCCCAGTACCTCCTCCACCTGACTAACCTCAGTGCCCTTTGGCACTCCAGTAAACAGAATGGCCTTGTTCACATTTACACTTTCTCCGCGGCGCCATGCAATCAGCGCACCTTGGTCTGGGCGAttcagaaacattttgaaaactgtaaacaaTACGTGCAGTACGCGATACGGTAACGGTGTACAGGGGGTAGATCCCAGCGGAGCCTCCAAAAAAGATGTAACACTTGTCTCACTTACCCCTACACAAATAGGTCTTGCACCTAACAGTAAGGGCCCTGGATTCTTATCTATTATCCCAGAACCAATGGTCCTTTTGTTTTTGCACACTGTAACCAGACATAAACTATCACACTTACTTTTCTTCTTTAGCGATGCCTCCACCTGATGGTCACGTGGTTTCCCTATTATTGGCACGCGTCCACAGGAACTTATATTCAATCAtataacaaatgcaaattaagcaagagcaatatacaactaataaaatcacactcacacacagtactgaattttatataaaaataatctttataaatGGGGATTCAAGTTAAACTAATATAATGAACTGCAGGTAAGTAAATTGTACATACCATATAAAAAATTCCAACCACAAAATACTTTCCccaaaatgtaactttttaagTCACTAAACAGTAACTAAAAGCTCTATGCTTCAGTGGTATTTAACTCAAATGTACTCTTCCAATATATTCTATTCAAAATAAACGCTAGTCGAGTGCACTCCAGCCCCACGTGTAACACACATgtagacagacgaacaaacaaacactgttgcaggccTGAATCGTGGCTTGGGTACGTTGTGgcctagaaataaaacaaaatggccccTTCGCAAGCTTTACTGAAAATACACAGTTATGCttgctattttaaaacaaaacactttgtggAAAAACTCACAATTCTGAAAGGCTTCTCCCAGTTGTAGCTCTCGGTTGCTTGCGGTCTCTGGATCACGGCAAACCTCTCTGTCGCCGCAGTCTACCTCGCTCTCTCTATCTGGAAACGTGGTCCTTCCTTCTGAAACACTGTCCAGCTGCCTCTCAATTGCTTCGTTTATTTTACGAGCTAGTCACTGTCTCTTTACTTTCATTTCAAGCACGTATTAATGGTGCATAAACTTAAACTTTGCAATACAGTATGTTGTTTTAACAAGACTGTATATAACAATGCCTAAAGAAAATAACTCGCACTGAGTGACTACGTAAACTGACAGACCTATGCtgcttaaaataaaacacgagCTTGGTACGTGAActcaaaagaaataaaagcagaagtaacaGAATACTCTTCTGAAACTTGTTTAAACTGAAGTACTGTCTACTAAAGTTTATAGGAATTTCCTGACTTAAGAAATCCTCACTTTTACTCTGCTGAATCACTTACTCTGTACTGCTCTATTCTAGCTCCCgttgttatttttttcagacTCCCCtcgattctctttttttttcaaaacttttcccTGAGACTCCCTCCCACTCTTGCAGGGACGATTTCCATTGGCTCTCGGGAGATCAGTTTAACACACAACGCCACATTGGCCATGAGAACACCTCTCCTCCCTCTGAGTCTGCTCTGCTGAA
Encoded proteins:
- the LOC117962795 gene encoding C-type lectin domain family 4 member E-like; this encodes MEMDGIYNGLQKPSEDVYSTVNQPQSRRARAEQGDPTAGKAPPYRRAALVLAGLCALSVAANIFLTVYISNLTVERKQIQYRHSELEKNYSNISEKYSALDQYCPITDTSSKERVCKACQVNWVLFNGKCYYYSTDRMNWTSSRYNCTSLGGHLVIIESEAEQEFIHRGIGDFFWIGLSDEVTEGEFLWVDNTPPSTTYWKVNEPDNTLIFEGNQYPNADCVVIDYKAASLQSWSDTWCSVSVRRVCETISVIPAG